In Oreochromis aureus strain Israel breed Guangdong linkage group 22, ZZ_aureus, whole genome shotgun sequence, the genomic window ttgttttagtGAGCAGTTTAAAGGAAGTCTGAAAGCTGCGACCTTTATCTCCAAAGCAGGTCGTTTTTAGGAAGAATTTAATAGACAGAGTCGTGGAAAGCATTATCACGGATACTCTGTGGCAGTACAGTTGGTCTTTACAAAACACAGACTCCTGAATCAAATTTTTTTCCTGATACTACTTCAAAGACAACTGGACTCCGCCTTTCCAATAAATACACCAAGGAAAGTGTAACTGGATAAGACCACACAGAATAAAGCTGCTTTGTGCACAGACACAATTCGAAGTTATCAGGCTGAGGTCTCTGTGTAGAACTGTCATCATGTCTGGTTTTCAAACAGTAACAACAGAATGCTCATTTCGAGACTTTTAGAACACACTCTGTGGTGCAGGTGTGTAGACTGGTCGGTCAACAACCCTGCCTGTGATCGAACACTTGACTCTCACTGTGAGCTTTACATTGATGTGTAAGTGGGACAACCTGAGGTTACCTGAGGCAAGCCACTGTCCCGATGGAGACACACTGATAGAGCGAACCAGACCGCTGTGACCTCGATAGACCTGAACACACAGATAAAGATGTGAGAAAAGGTTCACCactttgtttgtgtgcatgtgttcaggtgtgtgtgttgtaCCAGCGACTGTGTGGTGGGAAATGGCTGAAGGTCCTTTGGTTTGGGAAGCTGGGGAATCAGATCCTCTGGATTCACATTCACCTACATGCAGACAAACAGGAAATTATTTAAACCGCATGCCTAAAAGGGCAACTCCAGCTTCAGGTAGTAGGACAGACTGAGAAAGGTTACCCTCATCTTCCTCTGTCGTGGGCACAGATAAAGGTCCAGGCAGCGCTCAAACCTCTCGTGGATGAAATGAGAAAATGCTGGAACCTGACGGAGGCTCGAGTACTTCCTTGGAACAAACGGCAACTTCCTGTCTCCTGGATCCTGCTGCTCCCACAGTGCTCGCTGCAGACAGGTGAGGCAAGTGAGGACAGACAGACGGGGGTGTGTTTGAATGCAGTTCTATCTATCCTCTGAACATAAACCAGGTGAGGCAACGCACTGACAAACCTCCTCGTCAGTGAACAGATACTCGGGTGGTGGGTTGTAGGACTCATGGTGACCAGGTAAAGGGATTTTGGGGGCAGGCAGGTGCATCCTATGTCTGGCCAGAATGGAAGAGTCCTCGCTGGCCCACAAGTCGTAATACCGCCCCCTGCCATCATCCTCTACCCGCCGGGGTTTGAGCCAACCCATTTTTATGGCATGGACCAGTTTGGACACCTGCAGTCAGACAGGTGAGTTACAGAGTTACAGTTACAGCTGAGAGCAGCCAGGTAAGCCAGGTGAGTCAGGTGCATtaccttctccttctctgtgAGCGAGGGGATAAAGCTGCGTTTGTCTGCCGGTCTGTTGGTGATGGGATGAATCATCACGTCGCTACTGAAGAATTCTACCATTGGCTGCGGAAGAGGTGTAAAGAGACAGGTAACCAGTGTGTTCTACATTTTTAAGCCACGCTCACTTCTTGCTAGGTGGTCTGGGACATGTGGCTATTAAAGGATGGATTAAGCAGGTAAACTCAAGGCTAGTGAACGGAACCCCGGTGTCACTCTAGGAGGGCATACCTCATACTCATTGAAGTTGACGTCTCCAAACTGTCCTCTCTGCAGACGGTTCACCAGCTCCACCTGATCATCGGACAGCACAatgtcacttcctgtctgcTTGTCATGCACTGTTCTCCTGCAGACAGCAAGCTGTTAGCTTCATCAGCATTCCCTATCAAACCTATGAAGAAGTTAGCATCATGCTAACCGCTCACCAGTACTCTGGGTTCTCCATCTTATCCAAGAAGTCATCAAGCTCATCCTTGTTCCTTATTGGCTTGTAGATTTTTTTCCCATCCAGATTGTACCCAATGTGAGGGAAATCTTTGTACCACTCAACAGGAATGTTCCCCACTGTGTTCCTGATATCCTGAAGGACAATGTGAGCATGAGAAACCACCACAGGATGGAGAGGGGAACATAAAAGAAGCCAATGCACCAATCAGAACATGTGTAAAGGAACAAGTATCCTGTACAAAACATGTTGTATTGTACCCACTTTAACAGGACAGTTGACAGGGGTTTGTCTTCGTTATGCTCACATATATCACAAGGCACATCCAGCAACACACAACACAGCATAACATGAAGCAAAATTCCAAAGGAACAGATCAGACATATAAAAGCAGTGTAGTCCATAAGAACGGGGTGGATCCATCTTTAAAGTGTGCTTTAGTGCGTGAGGTTCACTTTATACTCCAGATGCATGACACACAACACTGATGAGGGTCTAGAGCGATGTGAGCCACATGCTTCCAATCTCAGTGCTGAAAGACCTTCATAATAACTGCAGTGAGAGCAGCAGGCCTGAAATCACCTTTTTCCCCACAACTGaatgcaattttatttatgtagaaccaaatcacaacaacagttgcctcaaggtgctttatattgtaaggtaaagacccaacaaaaacaaaaaagaaaagaaaaccgcAACAATACCCCTATGAGCAACCGCTGTGaaaacagtgggaaggaaaacctcccttttaacaggaagaaaactccaGCAGAACTACGCAgcatttaataaataataattaaatgcaaaggggtgtataaacacaaagtgagtgaaaaagttgactaaaaaaaaaaagaaacaatgggaatcccccagcagtctacacctattgcaacataactaaggaaggattcaggatcacctgatccagccctaactatatgctttagcaaaaaggaaagttttaagcctaatcttaagagtagagatagtgtctgtctcccgcaTGCAAACTGATAACTGGTTCTATAGAGGAGGGGCCGGAAAGCTTAAGGCTATGTcttccattctacttttaaatactctaggaaacACAAGTAAGACTGTAGTCTGACaacaaagtgctctaatggggtgatatggtacactataaggtcattaagataagatggggcctgattattcaagaacTTGTACGTCAGAAGCcggattttaaatttgaatatGGATTTAAcaggagccaatgaagagaagctagtacaggagaaatatactcTCTCGTTTTAGTCCTTGTAAGTTCTCTCACTGTAGCATTTTGGATCgattgaaggcttttcagggagtttttaggacatcctagTAATCacaaattacagtagtccaacctagaaataataaatgcatgaactagttttcatGTCATTTCATCACAGCTTTTTCAGGCTAATAAAGGTCAACATGAAACAGACAACTCCAGAGCTTCACCCAGGATCTGTTGCGTATAGACATGAGTCTACAACACTGAAGGTAAGCAGCTACCGAAAGGTTTAAGGTGGAATGGTTTCTTAAGTGAGCTCTCATCATAAACCAAACATCAGAACCTGGTGCACTGACCTACTAAGCATCAAAGATACCGTCAGCTGCATTTTCATTGCAGTATATCCATCGATCAGTGAGAGACTCATAATCACTGACTCAATAACCACACACAGACTGCAGCAAATTCTGGCCAGAGACTGGCCAATTATGTGTCCATCGATCCACCcccacatgcaaacacacacacacacacacacacacacacacacacacacacacacacaaaagagcaAGGACCAGGAGCAAAAATCTCCCAGCTTTTTATTAGTGTGCATGTGGCTAAAATTGCATACAATACACCAGACACAGGCATAAGAAAAGTAATGACAAGCACACACATGAATAAGTTTTGATCACCTCTTCATCTGAAGAGTCATGTTCATACTCATCTTCCTTCTTTTCTTCACTCACTTCTTCCTCCGTTCTTTCCTTCATCTACAGATGGAACAAAGTTCAGGTGATGTTCTGCAGCAGAACACTGAGGACACTTAACAGCAACCAATCAGCAGTCAGACAAACACAGTTAAAACTTAGCTGCTGACACTGTAccttgtcatcatcatcatcatcatcatcctcctccttcTCATCGGATCCCTCTTCCCCCTCAGCATCACTCCCAGAATCCTCCAGGCCTGAGTAGACACTGTCCTCGCTATCTGATAAATCATCATCCTTATCTTCATCAGCAGGTTTCCTGTTAAAGTTGaagatctgagaaggaaaacccAGAATTACAgagacactttaaaaaaaacatcagtttttGGCTGTGAGtgtaattaaaaataagaaaaataaaacctacAAATCATTAGCACAAGCTAATTGCCTGTGCTAACGATTCTGTgagtgatcacacacacacacttaaatcaAACAACAACCAGCAACTAAaagcaaaacatgaaaaatcagGAAAACCTTCTGTACTCTGCTCAGGATTGACGTCACTCGGTGCAACACTAACCGTACACATGTACCCTGACACACTACCTGCTACAGTGCTCGTTCCGTTACAGTTTTGCTGCCATTTACGTCACTGCTTCCATGTTGGATCGTTAGCTCTGGGTCGGTGAGGTTGCTCCGACAATGCGAGTTAAAATCTAAGTTGAGGAGGTCTTCCTTTTAAAACTCCGACATTATAATAGAGCCCTAACCCGAGGCTGACATCACACATGTGCACAGAGGATGgttctgtgtttattttagaAGCAGCAACGCCCCGGTCCGGTCTCATGGTTCAGGTCTCGCTCCGTGTCTGCTCTGAGGGCTAAACAGCAGCCTGCCCcgtgttagcatgctagctcGTTACTAGCACGTTACCAGATCTTCATCACtttcctcctctgtgtgtgtggctcACCTGGTTctgttcctcttcctcttctttacTCCTCTTCAACGCAGTTTTCTCCCCTGCTTTCTTCATCTCTCCTCTCCGCTCGCTCCACGCGTTTCTGTCCTCCTCGATTCAACCACGTGAAACCGAAGGTTAAAGGTCACGCGTCACAGGTTGAAGGCGGGGCCTGCTGATGACGCCTTGAACTTCTGGCAGAACGTCATAGTTACAGTGACAGGACCTCTGCCGAAAGAAAATCCGCAacggaaagaaaataaagacaaagaaatcaTGTTTATACTAAccggaagtaaaaaaaaaaaaaaaatctcaatgtGAACATGAAGTCATTTAAAAGCGAGTAAAGCTCAGTGACTGATCAAGCCCATGGACCAACCAGGTGTTAATATGTCAGTAAGTCAAAGCTTTTAAACCAGGATATGCAGTCATCCAAAACACAATAAATCTGAGCTGACAATCTCTGAAGCGTTTCTTCATGTTTACATTAGTTAACGGTTGCTGAAATCAAAGGCTAAGGCCCTCACTTCACTCTGTCTTCACACAGGAAGAAAATCCACTGAGACCGTATCCTGCATCCCGCATCCTTCCATCAGGGGTACTTCAATTCTTGTACAGCTCCACTTTTCATATAATAAATCCCATAACATGAGTCTGCACATGAAcctgagtgtctgtgtgtgtgattttatttcatatgaaATGTTCTAATTTCCTGATCAGATTACAATCAGACTGTCCACTCAGTCTCTCAGCTACAAAGATGGAGAATGGAGATTTGAATCTGAGCTGCTAATCAATCACTGATGGAGTCGTGGTCCCTGTCCTAATATATTGATGACTGATTCATTATTAAAGCTCTTGTGTAACAAACTAACAtctgtgttttttattgttcGTGAAACTCGAGCAGATGAATTCTCTCCACTCTGAGCTCTGATTTCATGATTGAGGAAATCAGTCACAGGGTCAGTTAGCTGGTCCAGGTGCAGCAGGAGGTGAGGAGTCTGAGGGAACAGCTGCCAGAGAGCAGGTCAGGTTCACAGAGCTGAAGGTGGATCTCTGCGTGGAACAGAaaagctagtttcagctgaggatTAAAAATCTCAGAGTTGTTAGAAAAAACTGCTTCCAGCTGCAGGCTGCAGGTCCAGCACAAAGTGGGTAgcaaagggtgtgtgtgtgtgagtgtgtttgggGAGGTGAGTGCTGCAGCACCTCTGAGGGTTCACAGACAACAGATGTTCTGTTCTGCAAATACTGCATCTGTTAGTgacaaatctctctctctctctctctctcacacacacacacacacacacacacacacacacacacacacacacacactcactaactcagttactgacacacatgcagatatgttagatagaaagcacttaagcatgTAAAGCTTA contains:
- the bop1 gene encoding ribosome biogenesis protein bop1, which codes for MKKAGEKTALKRSKEEEEEQNQIFNFNRKPADEDKDDDLSDSEDSVYSGLEDSGSDAEGEEGSDEKEEDDDDDDDDKMKERTEEEVSEEKKEDEYEHDSSDEEDIRNTVGNIPVEWYKDFPHIGYNLDGKKIYKPIRNKDELDDFLDKMENPEYWRTVHDKQTGSDIVLSDDQVELVNRLQRGQFGDVNFNEYEPMVEFFSSDVMIHPITNRPADKRSFIPSLTEKEKVSKLVHAIKMGWLKPRRVEDDGRGRYYDLWASEDSSILARHRMHLPAPKIPLPGHHESYNPPPEYLFTDEERALWEQQDPGDRKLPFVPRKYSSLRQVPAFSHFIHERFERCLDLYLCPRQRKMRVNVNPEDLIPQLPKPKDLQPFPTTQSLVYRGHSGLVRSISVSPSGQWLASGSDDGSVRFWEVCSSRCMKMVQVGGAVKSIAWNPNPSVCLLAVALDSVVLILSPSLADKQVILSSERLLSAQQEGEEPAEGNGSVVWSEAEGEELNQGVRLKIQHPKAVHQVVWHAKGDYLASVMPDNTSHLQVYIHQLSQRRSQNPFSRNKGLVQCVSFHPIRPYFFVATQRSIRIYNLVKQEMTKKLQANSKWISSMAVHPGGDHVICGSYDCKLSWFDLDLSTKPYKMLRHHKKAVRGVAYHRLYPLFASASDDGSVIICHGTVYNDLLQNPLIVPVKVLRGHVMTHDLGVLDVTFHPTQPWVFSSGADATIRLFT